The Anaerolineales bacterium genome has a segment encoding these proteins:
- a CDS encoding aldehyde dehydrogenase family protein has protein sequence CTPTFVADLPLEHHLWQQEMFLPITTLAAVDHLDQAMSLANNVNYGLTAGFYGSEKEAEWFFDKIEAGVTYANRPQGATTGAWPGFQPFGGWKGSGSSGKNAGGLYYLPLYMHEQIHTFVR, from the coding sequence CTGTACGCCGACTTTCGTCGCCGATCTGCCACTCGAGCACCATTTGTGGCAGCAGGAGATGTTCCTGCCAATCACCACGCTGGCCGCGGTCGACCATCTCGATCAGGCGATGTCGCTGGCCAACAACGTCAACTACGGCCTGACGGCCGGTTTCTACGGATCGGAGAAGGAAGCCGAGTGGTTCTTCGACAAGATCGAGGCCGGTGTGACCTACGCCAACCGGCCGCAGGGCGCCACCACCGGCGCTTGGCCTGGCTTCCAGCCGTTCGGCGGGTGGAAGGGATCAGGTTCTTCGGGGAAGAACGCCGGCGGGTTGTACTATCTGCCGCTCTACATGCACGAGCAGATCCACACTTTCGTGCGCTAG